One genomic segment of Vibrio fluvialis includes these proteins:
- a CDS encoding ethanolamine ammonia-lyase subunit EutB → MSSRYRYQLGSQTYQFASLKEVMAKASPLRSGDQLAGVAATSAEERVIAQMILADLPLKTFLNDTLIPYEDDEITRLIIDDHDARAFLEIAHLTVGDFRNWLLQETTTHIELARVCSGITPEMAAAVSKIMRNQDLILVAKKCQVTTAFRNTIGLPGRLSTRLQPNHPTDDMSGIAASIFDGLMYGNGDAVIGINPATDSVSQAIKLMKLMDEVIQYYDIPTQSCVLTHVTNTVEAIEKGAPVDLVFQSIGGTEATNQGFGINLNVIAEAYDAALSLNRGTVGNNVMYFETGQGSALSANGHHNVDQQTCEVRAYALARKFKPLLVNTVVGFIGPEYLFDGKQITRAGLEDHFCGKLLGLPMGCDICYTNHAYADQNDMDNLLTLLGVAECSFIMGIPGSDDIMLNYQTTSFHDALYARQVLGSRPAPEFEAWLKKMEIFDQDERKQLADDLSLHFSHPLRLIQEAV, encoded by the coding sequence ATGAGTTCACGCTACCGATATCAATTAGGCAGTCAGACCTACCAGTTTGCTTCTTTGAAAGAAGTGATGGCGAAGGCGTCACCGCTGCGCTCCGGCGACCAATTGGCGGGGGTGGCCGCCACATCGGCGGAAGAGCGCGTTATCGCGCAGATGATATTGGCGGATCTGCCACTCAAAACCTTCCTCAACGACACCTTGATTCCGTATGAGGACGACGAAATTACCCGTCTGATCATCGATGATCATGATGCCCGCGCATTCTTGGAAATCGCGCATCTCACTGTCGGCGATTTTCGTAACTGGCTGCTGCAAGAAACCACCACCCATATTGAATTGGCGCGGGTTTGCTCTGGCATCACGCCCGAGATGGCCGCGGCAGTCAGCAAAATCATGCGCAATCAGGATTTGATTCTGGTGGCGAAGAAGTGTCAAGTGACCACCGCATTTCGTAACACCATCGGTCTGCCCGGCCGTTTATCGACCCGTTTGCAACCCAATCACCCGACCGACGATATGAGCGGCATTGCGGCATCGATTTTTGATGGCCTGATGTACGGCAACGGCGATGCCGTGATTGGCATCAACCCCGCCACCGACAGCGTAAGCCAGGCGATTAAGCTCATGAAGCTGATGGATGAAGTGATTCAGTATTACGACATCCCGACCCAATCGTGCGTCCTGACCCATGTGACGAACACGGTCGAAGCGATCGAGAAAGGCGCGCCGGTCGATTTGGTGTTTCAATCCATCGGCGGAACCGAAGCCACTAATCAAGGGTTTGGTATCAACCTGAATGTGATTGCCGAAGCCTATGATGCCGCTCTGAGCCTCAATCGCGGCACGGTCGGCAACAATGTTATGTATTTTGAAACGGGCCAAGGCAGCGCGCTGTCGGCCAACGGCCATCACAACGTCGACCAACAGACCTGCGAAGTGCGCGCCTATGCGCTCGCGCGCAAGTTCAAACCATTACTGGTCAACACCGTGGTAGGCTTCATCGGCCCGGAATATCTGTTTGACGGCAAGCAGATAACTCGTGCCGGGCTAGAAGATCACTTCTGCGGCAAACTGCTTGGCCTGCCGATGGGATGTGACATCTGCTATACCAACCACGCTTACGCCGACCAAAACGACATGGACAATCTGCTGACGCTGCTCGGCGTCGCCGAGTGCTCATTCATCATGGGCATTCCGGGCTCCGATGACATCATGCTCAACTACCAGACCACCTCGTTTCATGACGCGCTCTACGCCCGCCAAGTGTTGGGTTCCCGCCCTGCTCCAGAATTTGAAGCCTGGTTGAAGAAAATGGAAATCTTCGATCAGGATGAACGCAAGCAACTCGCCGACGATTTATCGCTGCACTTTAGCCATCCCTTACGATTGATTCAGGAGGCCGTATGA
- a CDS encoding helix-turn-helix domain-containing protein: MNPNAVWIGFSMDTHRPKVNGLQAETHQLMIRPAQESFELATPQDFHIFGIVIDRDLLLNGMQFGSQGQWENAQWETAALVENSLPQHGCWSLVALIRDALSPRSILGQKLIEESAAQAHLHAMLRAAVIDRLSAFQVSTEREPRSYHTRRQALRRLYQYIDQNGDYPLSISDMCAIACVSQRTLQNCFEQELGVSPATFLRECRLNAVRRVLLDQSQQRAICDVALGFGFYHLGTFNHYYKLLFGETPSQTRDRALRYQHAAVVQQFVTTSRSAFI, translated from the coding sequence GTGAATCCCAATGCCGTTTGGATTGGTTTTTCGATGGATACTCACCGGCCCAAAGTAAATGGTCTGCAAGCTGAGACGCATCAATTGATGATTCGTCCGGCGCAAGAATCATTTGAATTGGCCACACCACAGGATTTTCATATTTTTGGCATTGTGATCGACCGTGATCTGCTGTTGAACGGAATGCAATTTGGCAGTCAGGGACAATGGGAAAATGCCCAGTGGGAAACGGCAGCATTGGTTGAAAACAGTCTACCGCAACACGGTTGCTGGTCGCTGGTGGCTTTGATTCGTGACGCGCTGAGCCCGCGGTCGATACTCGGACAGAAGCTGATTGAAGAGAGTGCCGCACAAGCGCATTTGCATGCCATGTTGCGAGCAGCGGTAATTGATCGTCTGAGTGCGTTTCAAGTGTCGACTGAACGTGAACCGCGCAGTTACCATACTCGGCGTCAGGCGTTGCGGCGCTTGTATCAATACATTGATCAGAATGGGGATTATCCGTTAAGTATTAGCGATATGTGCGCGATTGCTTGTGTCAGCCAACGCACGTTGCAGAACTGTTTTGAGCAAGAGCTTGGAGTGAGCCCGGCGACGTTTTTGCGTGAGTGCCGTTTGAATGCGGTGCGACGCGTACTACTGGATCAATCGCAGCAGCGGGCAATCTGCGACGTTGCACTTGGCTTTGGTTTCTATCATCTCGGCACGTTCAACCATTATTACAAGCTGTTATTTGGTGAAACGCCCAGTCAGACGCGTGACCGGGCGCTTAGGTATCAACATGCCGCGGTGGTGCAACAGTTCGTCACCACATCGCGTTCAGCATTCATTTAA
- the msrB gene encoding peptide-methionine (R)-S-oxide reductase MsrB — protein sequence MKRITLFLFALLVSVPLSVSFFSQAETSATSKHASHEEIATLAGGCFWCTESDLEKLDGVITVVSGYSGGNVDNPTYKQVSSGSTGHIESVQVTYDADKVSYEQVLDHFFRHIDPTDDQGSFVDRGNQYRPAIFYHNAQQKQIAERFMKEIDESGIFRKPLKTELIAFQKFWPAEEYHQDFYKKSSLRYKYYRYASGRDQYLDEIFGKDRIEHPKTLRQIIDERKGISSVKAYTRPSDKEIRAKLTELQYYVTQEEGTEHAFKNEYWDNKAEGIYVDVVSGEPLFSSTDKYKSGTGWPSFTKPINPAYIVTKDDNTLFYTRTEVRSRFGQSHLGHVFNDGPAPTGLRYCMNSAAMRFVPKAEMQAQGYGEYLTLFK from the coding sequence ATGAAACGTATTACGTTATTTTTGTTTGCCTTACTGGTCTCCGTACCACTCTCTGTATCGTTTTTCTCACAGGCAGAAACTTCTGCCACCAGTAAACACGCCAGTCATGAAGAAATCGCAACACTGGCTGGTGGCTGCTTTTGGTGTACTGAATCTGATCTGGAAAAACTCGATGGTGTGATTACCGTTGTCTCTGGTTATTCCGGTGGCAATGTCGACAATCCGACTTACAAGCAGGTCTCTTCAGGTTCTACGGGTCACATCGAGTCGGTGCAGGTCACGTATGACGCCGATAAAGTCAGCTATGAACAGGTATTGGACCATTTCTTCCGCCATATCGATCCCACCGATGACCAAGGCTCGTTTGTCGATCGTGGTAACCAATATCGTCCGGCGATTTTTTATCATAACGCCCAGCAAAAGCAGATAGCCGAGCGCTTTATGAAAGAGATCGACGAGTCCGGAATCTTCAGAAAACCGCTCAAAACCGAACTGATCGCCTTTCAGAAGTTCTGGCCGGCTGAAGAGTACCATCAGGATTTCTACAAAAAGAGCTCACTGCGTTACAAATACTATCGCTACGCCTCTGGCCGCGATCAGTACTTAGATGAGATCTTTGGTAAAGACCGCATTGAACACCCAAAAACACTGCGCCAAATCATCGATGAGAGAAAAGGCATCAGCAGTGTGAAGGCCTACACCCGCCCTTCGGATAAAGAGATTCGCGCCAAACTGACTGAGCTACAGTACTACGTCACGCAAGAAGAAGGCACCGAGCACGCGTTTAAAAACGAGTATTGGGATAATAAAGCAGAAGGTATCTATGTTGATGTTGTCTCAGGCGAACCGCTGTTCTCGTCCACCGACAAATACAAATCCGGCACTGGCTGGCCAAGTTTTACCAAGCCGATTAACCCGGCGTATATCGTGACCAAAGACGATAACACGCTGTTTTACACCCGCACCGAAGTGCGCAGCCGCTTTGGTCAATCCCACTTGGGTCATGTATTTAATGACGGCCCTGCGCCGACAGGTTTACGCTACTGTATGAACTCCGCTGCGATGCGATTTGTACCTAAAGCGGAGATGCAGGCACAAGGTTATGGTGAATACCTGACACTGTTTAAATGA
- a CDS encoding formate--tetrahydrofolate ligase, which produces MLPDIEICRTTPLTAIEQIAHKAGLLPEEFHSQGRYKAKVSLNCLNRLHDRPSGKFILVTAITPTPLGEGKTVTTIGLAQGLARLQHSVMACIRQPSMGPIFGVKGGAAGGGYSQVAPMEELNLHLTGDIHAVTAAHNLAAAAIDARIYHEQRNGYEDFAARTGMPALRLDPQRIVWKRVMDHNDRALRMVTVGRNEDGKTINGYEREDGFDISAASELMAILALAEDLKDLRRRIGNIVVGYNIDGQPVTTEDLKVAGAMAVSMKEAIEPTLMQTLEGVPTLIHAGPFANIAHGNSSIIADDIATRLADYTVTEGGFGSDMGFEKACNIKAKASGKAPDCAVIVATLRGLKANSGLYDLRPGQSVPETLFAPDCDALTAGFENLKWHINNVNKYGIPAVVAINRFPQDSEEELAQLKTMIEALPNDVTVALSEGFAKGGEGTRELAEKVVEQCSKAARFTPLYQHDAPLFDKLKAVAINGYGAGSVTLSEKAQAQLDDLQAKGFGHLSVCLAKTPLSITTDPAQKGAPSGFDVPIRELKLCAGAEFVYALCGNVMTMPGLPEKPAFMGLDIDDQGRIIGLS; this is translated from the coding sequence ATGCTGCCAGATATTGAAATTTGCCGTACCACACCGCTGACTGCCATTGAACAGATCGCCCACAAAGCCGGACTTCTGCCCGAGGAGTTTCACAGTCAGGGGCGCTATAAAGCCAAAGTCTCGCTCAATTGCCTGAATCGTCTGCACGATAGACCTTCTGGAAAATTCATTCTGGTGACCGCAATTACGCCAACACCGCTGGGTGAAGGTAAAACGGTGACCACGATAGGTCTGGCACAAGGTTTGGCTCGCTTACAGCATTCGGTCATGGCCTGTATTCGTCAGCCGTCCATGGGGCCAATTTTCGGCGTCAAAGGTGGCGCTGCTGGGGGTGGTTATTCGCAGGTCGCACCAATGGAAGAGCTCAACCTGCATCTGACTGGCGACATTCATGCCGTCACCGCAGCGCATAACCTTGCCGCGGCAGCGATTGATGCGCGTATTTACCACGAACAGCGCAACGGTTATGAGGATTTTGCCGCAAGAACGGGTATGCCTGCCCTGCGTCTCGACCCGCAACGTATCGTGTGGAAGCGTGTGATGGACCATAACGATCGCGCGCTGCGCATGGTCACGGTTGGCCGCAATGAAGATGGCAAAACCATCAACGGTTACGAGCGTGAAGACGGGTTCGACATCTCAGCAGCGTCTGAATTGATGGCGATTCTTGCCCTTGCTGAAGACCTCAAAGATCTGCGCCGCCGCATTGGTAATATCGTCGTCGGCTACAACATTGATGGTCAGCCTGTCACCACCGAAGATTTGAAAGTGGCTGGCGCGATGGCGGTCAGTATGAAAGAAGCCATTGAACCCACACTGATGCAGACCCTTGAAGGCGTGCCGACGCTGATTCACGCAGGCCCGTTTGCCAATATCGCGCATGGAAACTCATCGATCATTGCTGATGACATCGCCACACGCCTCGCCGACTACACCGTGACCGAAGGCGGCTTTGGTTCCGATATGGGCTTTGAGAAGGCTTGCAACATCAAAGCTAAGGCCTCCGGTAAAGCGCCGGACTGCGCGGTGATCGTCGCAACGTTACGCGGCCTGAAAGCCAACTCGGGGCTCTATGATCTGCGTCCGGGTCAATCCGTACCTGAAACCCTGTTCGCGCCAGATTGCGACGCTTTGACCGCTGGGTTTGAAAATCTCAAATGGCACATCAACAACGTCAATAAATACGGTATTCCTGCAGTGGTGGCGATTAACCGCTTTCCGCAAGATAGCGAAGAAGAACTGGCGCAGTTGAAAACAATGATTGAAGCGCTGCCGAATGATGTGACGGTTGCGTTGTCTGAAGGCTTCGCCAAAGGCGGAGAAGGCACACGTGAACTGGCGGAAAAAGTAGTCGAGCAATGCAGCAAAGCCGCGCGCTTTACACCGTTGTATCAACACGATGCGCCTTTATTCGACAAGCTTAAGGCTGTCGCTATCAATGGTTATGGTGCCGGCTCAGTCACTCTGAGCGAAAAAGCGCAAGCCCAGCTTGATGATTTGCAAGCAAAAGGCTTTGGTCATCTTTCCGTGTGTCTGGCGAAAACGCCGTTGTCCATCACCACAGATCCAGCGCAAAAAGGTGCGCCAAGCGGATTTGATGTTCCCATTCGTGAACTGAAACTGTGCGCGGGCGCAGAATTTGTCTATGCCTTATGCGGCAACGTGATGACCATGCCGGGGCTGCCCGAGAAACCGGCGTTTATGGGGTTGGATATCGACGATCAAGGCCGCATCATCGGACTGAGCTAA
- the elbB gene encoding isoprenoid biosynthesis glyoxalase ElbB, with protein sequence MKKVAVILSGCGVFDGAEIHESVLALHAIERHGASWHCFAPNIDQMHVINHLTGEEMDEKRNVLVEAARIARGKIEDVAKLKAEDYDALLLPGGFGAAKNLTDFAVKGADCSINTHVAAACRAFAQAGKPAAYLCIAPTIIPMIYEHGVEGTIGCDPDTACAFRKMGGEHVTCPVDDFVFDQKHNVLSTPAYMLAENISQAAAGIDRLVDELIKLA encoded by the coding sequence ATGAAAAAAGTAGCCGTGATATTGAGTGGATGTGGTGTTTTCGATGGTGCCGAAATTCATGAATCGGTGCTTGCCCTCCACGCCATTGAAAGACACGGTGCCTCTTGGCACTGTTTTGCGCCCAATATTGATCAGATGCACGTCATCAACCACCTGACGGGTGAAGAGATGGACGAAAAACGCAACGTGCTGGTAGAAGCCGCACGTATCGCACGTGGAAAAATTGAGGATGTCGCGAAGCTTAAAGCCGAAGATTACGACGCTTTGCTATTACCCGGCGGTTTTGGCGCAGCGAAAAACCTGACTGACTTTGCCGTCAAAGGCGCCGATTGCAGCATCAACACTCATGTCGCAGCCGCGTGTCGCGCCTTTGCTCAAGCGGGCAAACCGGCCGCCTATCTTTGCATTGCGCCCACCATCATTCCAATGATCTACGAACATGGCGTGGAAGGCACCATCGGCTGCGACCCGGATACGGCGTGCGCGTTCCGGAAAATGGGCGGAGAACACGTCACCTGTCCGGTCGATGACTTTGTTTTCGACCAGAAACACAACGTGCTGTCCACTCCGGCTTACATGCTGGCCGAAAATATTTCCCAAGCGGCAGCGGGTATTGATCGTCTGGTGGACGAGTTGATCAAACTTGCCTAA
- a CDS encoding LysR family transcriptional regulator translates to MNNTFAAIPIFVAVVECGSFSSAAEKLNITKSAVSKRVTQLEDDLGIRLLNRTTRKLSLTEAGERYYYHVSQALSYAQQGSDAVTELQGEPQGKLKITAPMSFGVLHIATIIAEFLDRYPKVEIDLQLEDQMVDLVQGGFDLAIRIGHLPVSNLVAKRLVRCRSVLCCSPDYLTRYSAPQKPSDLLQHNCLVYSYFRGGSEWTFTQNGADFKVIPQGNLSVNNSEAIRRALLDGLGIGQLPTFLVSKDIQAGKLQTIMADFPLPEHAIYAVFPERKHLPHKVRAFMEFVSEKLGADQPYWDQGIF, encoded by the coding sequence ATGAATAACACGTTTGCCGCCATTCCTATTTTTGTCGCAGTGGTCGAATGCGGCAGTTTCTCGAGCGCGGCCGAGAAACTCAACATCACTAAGTCTGCCGTGAGTAAACGGGTGACGCAACTCGAAGATGATTTAGGCATTCGCCTGCTGAACCGCACCACACGAAAACTGAGCCTGACCGAGGCCGGAGAGCGTTATTACTACCATGTATCCCAAGCCTTGAGCTATGCGCAACAAGGAAGTGACGCGGTCACTGAATTACAAGGTGAGCCCCAAGGTAAACTCAAAATAACGGCCCCCATGTCATTTGGTGTGTTGCATATTGCGACCATCATTGCCGAGTTCCTTGATCGCTATCCCAAAGTGGAAATCGACTTGCAGTTGGAAGATCAAATGGTTGACTTGGTTCAAGGCGGCTTTGACCTGGCGATTCGTATCGGCCATTTACCGGTCTCAAATCTGGTGGCCAAACGATTGGTGCGTTGCCGCAGTGTGCTGTGTTGCTCGCCCGATTATCTGACCCGTTATTCCGCGCCGCAGAAACCTTCTGATCTGCTGCAACACAATTGCCTGGTGTATTCCTATTTTCGAGGCGGCAGCGAGTGGACGTTTACCCAAAACGGGGCAGATTTCAAAGTCATTCCTCAAGGCAACCTTAGCGTGAATAACAGCGAAGCGATTCGCCGCGCCCTGCTTGACGGCCTTGGCATTGGTCAGTTGCCAACGTTTCTGGTCAGCAAAGATATTCAAGCCGGAAAACTGCAAACCATCATGGCGGATTTTCCTCTTCCTGAGCACGCCATTTATGCCGTATTTCCTGAAAGGAAACATCTGCCACACAAAGTGCGCGCCTTTATGGAATTTGTCAGTGAAAAATTGGGAGCAGATCAACCATATTGGGATCAAGGTATCTTCTGA
- the yjjG gene encoding pyrimidine 5'-nucleotidase: MKYDWILFDADETLFHFDAFQGMQLMFARKGVDFTEQDFHHYQQVNKPLWVDYQNGTITAAELKHIRFASWAQKLETTTAELNSAFLEAMADICTLLPGAKELMEALKGKAKLGIITNGFTELQDVRLTKTGMKEYFDHIVISEEVGIAKPDAGIFAHAMSVMGNPEKARVLMVGDNPHSDILGGLNFGIETCWLNVHQHPKPDGIDAHYEVGSLHELKDILLA, translated from the coding sequence ATGAAGTACGATTGGATCTTATTTGACGCTGACGAAACCCTGTTTCATTTCGATGCTTTTCAAGGGATGCAGCTGATGTTTGCGCGTAAAGGCGTAGACTTTACGGAGCAAGACTTTCACCACTACCAACAAGTCAATAAGCCCCTGTGGGTTGATTACCAGAACGGTACGATCACGGCGGCAGAATTGAAACACATTCGTTTTGCATCCTGGGCGCAAAAGCTGGAAACCACCACGGCAGAGCTGAACAGCGCGTTTTTGGAAGCGATGGCCGACATTTGTACGTTGCTGCCAGGTGCTAAAGAGCTGATGGAAGCGCTAAAAGGCAAAGCAAAACTGGGGATCATCACCAATGGTTTTACGGAGCTTCAGGATGTACGCCTGACTAAAACGGGCATGAAGGAATATTTCGACCACATCGTGATTTCAGAAGAGGTTGGGATCGCCAAACCAGATGCGGGCATTTTTGCTCATGCGATGTCGGTAATGGGAAATCCGGAAAAAGCGCGTGTGTTGATGGTGGGAGACAACCCGCATTCAGACATTCTGGGCGGTTTGAACTTTGGGATTGAAACTTGCTGGTTGAATGTGCATCAGCATCCAAAGCCGGACGGTATCGATGCGCACTATGAAGTGGGCTCACTGCACGAATTAAAAGATATTCTGCTCGCGTAA
- the rnk gene encoding nucleoside diphosphate kinase regulator: MSTNHTIVVSTLDMDRISALLEQMPKLSPELEKLEDELDRATIKEPQEMPDNVVSMNSTVRFKFMGKEEIIQKNLVYPNEVKSNDDISIFAPVGSALLGLAAGQTLTWPMPGGAEKTIEILEVVYQPEREGDFSR, encoded by the coding sequence ATGTCTACTAATCATACAATCGTGGTATCAACTCTGGATATGGACCGCATCAGTGCGCTTCTGGAGCAGATGCCAAAATTGTCACCAGAACTGGAAAAACTAGAAGATGAACTCGACAGAGCGACCATCAAAGAGCCACAGGAAATGCCGGACAATGTCGTCAGCATGAACTCAACCGTGCGGTTTAAGTTCATGGGTAAAGAAGAGATCATTCAGAAGAATCTGGTCTATCCGAACGAAGTGAAAAGCAATGACGATATTTCTATCTTTGCTCCGGTTGGCAGTGCATTGCTAGGCTTAGCAGCAGGCCAAACTCTCACTTGGCCAATGCCTGGCGGCGCGGAGAAAACCATCGAGATCCTCGAAGTGGTGTACCAGCCAGAGCGTGAAGGTGACTTTAGCCGTTAA
- a CDS encoding DUF1294 domain-containing protein, translating to MFVNSDELSSSHSRRSKIDKKTIFGLILFLSRDYALIEYVCAFSGALPNIITTGEVAAGHNKSLTLSVRDECEFIMAIAGKISEWNDAKGYGFITVDNYRGKIFFHISDLQGHAQRPKVNEAVHFKLTKEPDGSLHAVDIHRPLVYGLSLALSVWFITVLFASIYLVKYPPIVVLFYILISAITYAVYAFDRSAMYHNDWRVSEWLLHTLSVLGGWPGALMAQALLKFKTLEQPFRMIFWLTVLINFSIFVYTLTAPGAMLMSTIISSLKLF from the coding sequence ATGTTTGTAAATAGTGATGAGCTTTCATCCAGCCACAGCCGACGAAGCAAAATCGACAAAAAAACGATCTTCGGCTTGATCTTATTTTTGAGCAGGGACTACGCTTTAATTGAGTACGTCTGTGCGTTCTCAGGAGCTTTGCCAAACATAATAACGACAGGCGAAGTGGCGGCTGGGCATAACAAGTCTCTGACACTGAGTGTGAGGGATGAGTGCGAGTTCATCATGGCTATTGCAGGTAAAATCTCTGAATGGAATGACGCGAAAGGGTATGGCTTTATTACTGTCGATAACTATCGCGGCAAAATCTTCTTCCACATTTCCGATCTTCAAGGTCACGCGCAACGACCAAAAGTTAATGAGGCGGTACATTTCAAACTGACGAAAGAACCAGACGGTTCTCTGCACGCCGTCGATATTCATCGGCCTTTGGTGTACGGATTGTCACTCGCTTTGTCAGTCTGGTTCATTACCGTGCTTTTTGCCAGTATCTATCTGGTGAAGTATCCGCCCATAGTGGTGTTGTTCTACATCTTAATCAGCGCCATTACCTATGCGGTGTACGCGTTTGACCGAAGTGCTATGTATCACAACGATTGGCGGGTTTCTGAGTGGTTGCTGCACACGCTATCCGTTCTGGGTGGTTGGCCTGGTGCTTTGATGGCACAGGCGCTGTTGAAATTCAAAACCCTTGAACAGCCATTTCGAATGATATTTTGGTTAACCGTGTTGATTAATTTTTCCATCTTCGTCTATACCCTGACGGCGCCCGGGGCAATGTTGATGTCGACGATCATCTCGAGTTTAAAACTGTTCTGA
- the phnX gene encoding phosphonoacetaldehyde hydrolase — MMHSPIQAVIFDWAGTIVDFGSFAPTTIFVEAFQQGFDFEISLDEARVPMGLGKWDHIQAVGRLPDVAQRWEQQMGRAMSSADIDAIYAAFMPLQIAKVADHAAPIPHAIEVVNALKQRGIKIGSCSGYPRQVMDVLIPAAQAYGYQPDYVVATDDLPQGGRPAPFMALKNVIELGVTDVRTCIKVDDAVPGIDEGHNAGMWTVGLLLSGNEAGLTEQEYLSADEATLNAARARARDKLSQANPHYLIDTIADFPAVVADIERRLLAGERP; from the coding sequence ATCATGCACTCACCGATTCAAGCCGTTATTTTTGACTGGGCTGGCACCATTGTCGACTTCGGATCTTTCGCCCCGACAACGATTTTCGTCGAAGCCTTTCAGCAAGGTTTTGATTTTGAAATTTCACTCGATGAAGCCCGTGTACCCATGGGATTGGGCAAATGGGATCATATTCAAGCTGTTGGCCGGCTGCCCGACGTGGCTCAACGCTGGGAGCAGCAAATGGGCCGCGCCATGAGCAGTGCGGACATCGATGCCATTTACGCCGCGTTTATGCCGCTGCAAATTGCCAAAGTGGCGGATCACGCCGCGCCGATTCCACACGCGATTGAGGTGGTGAACGCGCTTAAGCAGCGCGGCATTAAAATCGGCTCTTGCTCCGGTTACCCGCGCCAAGTAATGGATGTGTTAATCCCCGCAGCACAGGCATACGGGTATCAACCAGATTATGTGGTCGCAACCGATGATCTGCCGCAAGGGGGGCGACCTGCGCCGTTCATGGCACTCAAAAATGTGATTGAACTTGGTGTGACAGATGTACGCACCTGCATCAAAGTCGATGATGCAGTGCCCGGCATTGATGAAGGCCACAACGCTGGTATGTGGACGGTCGGATTGCTGCTGTCGGGCAACGAAGCAGGACTCACCGAACAAGAGTATCTGTCTGCCGACGAAGCCACACTCAACGCAGCTCGTGCTCGCGCTCGCGACAAACTCTCGCAAGCCAATCCCCATTACCTGATTGATACCATCGCCGACTTTCCGGCTGTGGTTGCGGATATCGAACGCCGCCTACTCGCAGGCGAACGACCATAA